Below is a genomic region from Microbacterium esteraromaticum.
CTCTCATCGCGGTGCTCCCTGGCATCCGGGATGACGAGTGCCAGGGCGGCCGACGCGATCCCCCTCCCCTGCGCATCGGGAAGCACGAACCAGCCGGTCTCGAGCGCCGGCTGATCGCGCCAGATCGTCCGCCAGTACCCGATCGAGCCGACCGGATGCCCGCCGTCGACGATCACGAACAGGCGCGACTCGCCCGACGCGACGTGCCGCAGGTAGCGCTCGTGCCTCGCGACCACCTGCTGCTCGGTCTCCGGACCGTTGAGGTGCGCCGTCATCTCCGGGGTGTTGGCCTGCTGCAGCAGCGGAAGGTCGGTCTCGGCCCATAGACGGAGGGTGAGGGATGCCATCTCCGCAGTCTCCCACCCGGTGCCGACAGCGACGGTGAACGCCGTGCGAGTGGGACTGTCACGGGGGCTCGCGGCTGAGTAGGCTCAGCGGCATCGGCTGCGCGACCCCACCGATGCGGTCGCTCTCGCCCGCTGCGGGCGGCCGATCCGTCGACTGAAACCGTCGACGGCTTACTCCTCACAACGAAGTGGAGACAAGATGAAATTCCGCAGAATGATCGGCGCTGCCTCGGCGGGTGCACTCGCCGTCGGCATCATGGGACTCGCGGCCGCTCCGGCCTCGGCGACCGGTCCTGAGACGACCTATCTCGTGCTCGCACCGCAGGGGGCCGGCACCCAGGCCGCCGCGCAGCGCGTGGCGTCGGCGGGCGGCAGCGTGGTCGCCGCCTACGACCAGATCGGCGTTCTCGTCGCGAAGTCGACCAGCTCGGCGTTCTCGACCCGCGTCGTGGGCAGCGGCGTGGAGTCGGCCGCCCCGACCTCCGGCCTCGGCACCACGCTCATCGACGACGACATCACCGAAGCCGTCGCGGCGGCAGCCGTTCAGGCGACGGGAGACCCGACCGGCGAGCCGCTCTGGTCGAACCAGTGGGACATGGAGCAGATCGACGTCCCCGCGGCGCATGCGATCACGACCGGTGATCCGTCGATCGTGGTCGGCGTTCTCGACTCGGGCATCGACGCCACCCACCCCGACCTGGCGACCCAGGTCGCGAAGGATCAGAGCGCTTCGTGCATCGGCGGCGTCGCCGATACGAGCCAGGCCGCGTGGAGCCCGACGACGTCGTCGCACGGCACGCACGTCGCCGGCACGATCGCGGCGGCGATCAACGGCGTCGGCATCGCCGGCGTCGCACCCGGCGTGAAGGTCGCCTCGGTGAAGGTCGTGAACGACGACGGCTTCATCTACCCCGAGGCCGCGATCTGCGCGTACCTGTGGGCGGCGGAGCACGGCATGCCCATCACCAACAACAGCTACTTCATCGACCCGTGGGAGTTCAACTGCATCAATGACGAGCGCCAGCGCCCCGTCTGGCTCGCCGTTCAGCGCGCGCTGCGCTACTCGTCGGCTCAGGGCACGCTGACCGTCGCCTCGGCCGGCAACAGCAACGTCGACCTCCAGCACAAGTTCACCGACTCCTCGAGCCCCAATGACGGCAGCTATCCCGTCGAGGACCGCACGATCACCGGCGCATGCCGTGACCTGCCCGCCGAGGCGCCCGGCGTCGTGACCGTGTCGGCCGTCGGCCCGACCGAGCAGAAGAGCTACTACTCGTCCTACGGTCAGGGCGTCGTCGACGTGACGGCTCCTGGCGGTGACACCCGCTTCCGCACGGGCGGCGCGTCATCGACGATCACCGATGCCGTCCTCTCGACGGTTCCCGGCGGCTGGGGCTGGTCGCAGGGCACGTCGATGGCCGGACCGCACGCCGCAGGCGTCGCGGCGCTCGCGCTGTCGGCGCACCCGAACATGTCGACGGGTCAGCTCGCGTCGTTCCTCGAGCGCACGGCGACGCCGATCGCCTGCCCCGACGGCGTCTACGAACCCCGTCCCGGCTACCCGGCCACCTGCACCGGCGGCCAGCGCAACGGGTTCTACGGCGCAGGCAACGTCAACGCGTACAACGTCGTGAAGTGACGCGCTGACCCTGCAGTGAGCGAGGGGCCGGTCCGGTGGGCCGGCCCCTCATGCTGAACTGCTCGAACTCCTCGCCGCCCAGCGCGTAGTGCTCCTACGAGCTGGCGCCCGGGGACACGACTATAGCCACTTGCTTGCGACGTGGTCGGCGACCACTCGGCGGACGGTTCCCGACTGCGAACGAAGCA
It encodes:
- a CDS encoding S8 family peptidase yields the protein MKFRRMIGAASAGALAVGIMGLAAAPASATGPETTYLVLAPQGAGTQAAAQRVASAGGSVVAAYDQIGVLVAKSTSSAFSTRVVGSGVESAAPTSGLGTTLIDDDITEAVAAAAVQATGDPTGEPLWSNQWDMEQIDVPAAHAITTGDPSIVVGVLDSGIDATHPDLATQVAKDQSASCIGGVADTSQAAWSPTTSSHGTHVAGTIAAAINGVGIAGVAPGVKVASVKVVNDDGFIYPEAAICAYLWAAEHGMPITNNSYFIDPWEFNCINDERQRPVWLAVQRALRYSSAQGTLTVASAGNSNVDLQHKFTDSSSPNDGSYPVEDRTITGACRDLPAEAPGVVTVSAVGPTEQKSYYSSYGQGVVDVTAPGGDTRFRTGGASSTITDAVLSTVPGGWGWSQGTSMAGPHAAGVAALALSAHPNMSTGQLASFLERTATPIACPDGVYEPRPGYPATCTGGQRNGFYGAGNVNAYNVVK
- a CDS encoding GNAT family N-acetyltransferase, which translates into the protein MASLTLRLWAETDLPLLQQANTPEMTAHLNGPETEQQVVARHERYLRHVASGESRLFVIVDGGHPVGSIGYWRTIWRDQPALETGWFVLPDAQGRGIASAALALVIPDAREHRDERRMLTAFPGIDNAASNGVCRRNGFTLHGTFTEVFREKELTMNEWALDLRPASVDTPTAGSEQ